From the genome of Malus domestica chromosome 04, GDT2T_hap1, one region includes:
- the LOC103434017 gene encoding putative pentatricopeptide repeat-containing protein At3g08820: MTAIANRASSPAFSKALETKQCLLQGFTSFNHLKHAHARLLRLGLDQDNYLLNLVLRSGFDFGHTAYSRHVFRQTAQPNIFLWNTMIRGLVSNDCFDDAIQFYGSMRKDGFLPNSFTYPFVLKACARQSDFQLGLNIHTLVVKTGFDFDVYVKTSLLCLYAKCGYLEHAHQVFDEMPEKNVVSWTAVICGYIEARRYREAIDTFRGLLEMGLRPDSFSLVRVLSACGRLGDIGSGEWIDGYITEIGMGRNVFVATSLVDMFIKCGNMEKARRVFDVMPEKDIVSWSSMIQGYASNGLPKEAIDLFFQMQKENLKPDCYAMVGVLSACARLGALELGDWASNLVDKDEFFTNPVLGTALIDMYAKCGNMVLAWEVFKGMKKKDHVVWNAAMSGLAMNGHVKAVFGLFGQVGKIGIRPDGNTFMGLLCGCCHAGLVDEGRRYFNNMKSVFSLTPTIEHYGCMVDLLGRAGLLDEAYELIKSMPMEANSIIWGALLGGCRLHRNTQLAELVLKQLIGLEPWNSAHYVLLSNIYSASHKWNEAADTRSQMSQQGMKKIPGCSWIEVNGAVHEFLVGDKSHTLSDKIYAKLHELAKELKAAGYVPTTDFVLFDIEEEEKEHFLGCHSEKLAVAFGLISTAPTDTIRVVKNLRVCGDCHEAIKLISKISGREIIVRDNNRFHCFIDGSCSCKDYW, from the coding sequence ATGACAGCCATAGCCAACAGAGCCTCCTCCCCTGCATTTTCCAAAGCCTTAGAAACCAAGCAGTGTCTCCTTCAAGGCTTCACCTCCTTCAACCACCTCAAACACGCCCACGCCCGGCTCCTCCGCCTCGGCCTCGACCAAGACAACTATCTTCTCAACCTGGTCCTCCGCTCCGGCTTCGATTTCGGTCACACCGCTTACTCCCGCCACGTCTTCCGCCAAACCGCGCAGCCCAACATCTTCCTCTGGAACACCATGATCCGCGGCTTGGTTTCCAACGATTGCTTCGACGACGCGATCCAATTCTACGGCTCGATGCGGAAAGATGGATTCTTACCGAATAGCTTTACTTACCCTTTTGTTCTGAAAGCGTGTGCAAGGCAATCGGACTTCCAATTGGGGCTGAACATTCATACCCTTGTGGTGAAAACTGGGTTCGATTTCGATGTTTATGTTAAAACCAGTTTGCTCTGCTTATATGCGAAATGTGGGTATTTGGAACATGCACATCAGGTATTTGATGAAATGCCGGAGAAAAATGTTGTTTCTTGGACTGCCGTGATTTGTGGGTACATTGAAGCTCGCCGGTACAGAGAAGCTATTGATACATTTCGCGGGTTGTTGGAGATGGGTTTGAGGCCTGATAGTTTTAGCCTTGTTAGGGTTTTATCTGCTTGTGGGAGGTTAGGGGATATAGGCAGTGGGGAATGGATTGATGGATACATAACGGAGATTGGTATGGGGAGGAATGTGTTTGTTGCTACCTCTTTAGTTGATATGTTTATCAAGTGCGGAAATATGGAGAAAGCTCGTCGTGTCTTTGATGTGATGCCCGAGAAGGATATAGTTTCTTGGAGCAGCATGATTCAGGGATATGCATCAAATGGGCTTCCTAAAGAAGCCATAGACCTCTTCTTTCAAATGCAGAAGGAGAATTTGAAACCCGATTGCTATGCCATGGTCGGCGTACTTTCTGCTTGTGCAAGATTAGGAGCGCTTGAATTAGGGGACTGGGCTAGCAATTTGGTGGATAAAGATGAATTTTTCACTAACCCAGTTCTTGGTACAGCTCTAATTGACATGTATGCGAAATGTGGGAACATGGTCCTTGCTTGGGAAGTCTTTAAGGGGATGAAGAAAAAAGACCATGTTGTTTGGAATGCTGCAATGTCTGGGCTTGCTATGAATGGACATGTCAAAGCTGTGTTTGGACTATTTGGACAAGTGGGAAAAATTGGAATTCGACCTGATGGAAACACTTTCATGGGCCTGCTTTGTGGATGCTGTCATGCTGGTCTAGTTGATGAGGGCCGGAGGTATTTTAATAACATGAAGAGTGTCTTTTCCTTGACTCCGACAATTGAGCATTATGGATGTATGGTGGATCTTCTTGGCCGTGCAGGTTTGTTGGATGAAGCTTACGAGTTAATAAAAAGTATGCCAATGGAGGCGAATTCCATCATTTGGGGAGCACTGTTGGGTGGATGCCGGCTACATAGGAATACCCAATTGGCTGAACTTGTACTGAAACAACTCATAGGGCTAGAACCGTGGAACTCAGCACACTATGTTCTCCTGTCAAATATTTACTCTGCAAGTCATAAATGGAATGAGGCAGCAGATACCAGATCACAAATGAGTCAGCAAGGGATGAAGAAAATCCCGGGTTGCAGTTGGATCGAAGTAAATGGGGCTGTTCACGAATTCCTTGTCGGAGACAAGTCCCACACATTGTCAGATAAGATATACGCAAAACTTCACGAGTTGGCTAAGGAATTGAAAGCAGCAGGTTATGTTCCGACCACAGATTTTGTGTTGTTTGAcatagaagaggaagaaaaggagCATTTCCTTGGCTGTCATAGCGAGAAGCTGGCCGTTGCATTTGGTCTGATCAGCACTGCACCTACAGATACTATCCGAGTTGTGAAGAACCTTCGTGTGTGCGGTGATTGTCATGAGGCGATAAAGCTCATCTCGAAGATTTCAGGGAGAGAGATCATCGTTCGGGACAATAACCGATTTCATTGTTTCATTGATGGTTCATGTTCATGTAAAGATTATTGGTAA
- the LOC103433722 gene encoding uncharacterized protein isoform X3, producing METESSSVKASSSSNEHRVPLSAVVSDCIKRWFKDTLKEAKAGDINMQVLVGQMYYNGYGVPRDDHMGRVWITRASRTRSSVWKVSDKQPGYNASDSDSDELKGDS from the exons ATGGAGACTGAGAGCAGCTCAGTGAAGgcgagcagcagcagcaacgaACATCGCGTGCCGCTCTCCGCCGTCGTGTCGGACTGCATAAAGCGGTGGTTCAAGGACACGCTCAAGGAGGCCAAAGCTGGCGATATTAACATGCAGGTTTTGGTGGGACAGATGTATTACAACGGCTATGGCGTCCCCAGAGATGACCACATG GGAAGAGTATGGATTACAAGAGCCTCGAGGACTCGATCTTCGGTTTGGAAAGTTAGTGATAAGCAGCCAG GTTATAATGCAAGTGACTCAGATTCAGATGAACTGAAGGGTGATTCTTAG
- the LOC103433722 gene encoding uncharacterized protein isoform X1, giving the protein MGKSLRSTARLYQVAKTTSQNLVTSPPKQTRPTSPTTQKSSKRPRLSKRKEMETESSSVKASSSSNEHRVPLSAVVSDCIKRWFKDTLKEAKAGDINMQVLVGQMYYNGYGVPRDDHMGRVWITRASRTRSSVWKVSDKQPGYNASDSDSDELKGDS; this is encoded by the exons ATGGGAAAGTCGCTTCGCTCCACCGCCAGGCTGTACCAGgtggccaaaacgacgtcgcaGAACCTGGTGACCTCTCCTCCAAAGCAAACGAGGCCCACCTCGCCGACAACCCAGAAATCGTCGAAGCGGCCGCGGTTGTCGAAGAGGAAGGAGATGGAGACTGAGAGCAGCTCAGTGAAGgcgagcagcagcagcaacgaACATCGCGTGCCGCTCTCCGCCGTCGTGTCGGACTGCATAAAGCGGTGGTTCAAGGACACGCTCAAGGAGGCCAAAGCTGGCGATATTAACATGCAGGTTTTGGTGGGACAGATGTATTACAACGGCTATGGCGTCCCCAGAGATGACCACATG GGAAGAGTATGGATTACAAGAGCCTCGAGGACTCGATCTTCGGTTTGGAAAGTTAGTGATAAGCAGCCAG GTTATAATGCAAGTGACTCAGATTCAGATGAACTGAAGGGTGATTCTTAG
- the LOC103433722 gene encoding uncharacterized protein isoform X2: protein MAAMLYQVAKTTSQNLVTSPPKQTRPTSPTTQKSSKRPRLSKRKEMETESSSVKASSSSNEHRVPLSAVVSDCIKRWFKDTLKEAKAGDINMQVLVGQMYYNGYGVPRDDHMGRVWITRASRTRSSVWKVSDKQPGYNASDSDSDELKGDS from the exons ATGGCAGCGAT GCTGTACCAGgtggccaaaacgacgtcgcaGAACCTGGTGACCTCTCCTCCAAAGCAAACGAGGCCCACCTCGCCGACAACCCAGAAATCGTCGAAGCGGCCGCGGTTGTCGAAGAGGAAGGAGATGGAGACTGAGAGCAGCTCAGTGAAGgcgagcagcagcagcaacgaACATCGCGTGCCGCTCTCCGCCGTCGTGTCGGACTGCATAAAGCGGTGGTTCAAGGACACGCTCAAGGAGGCCAAAGCTGGCGATATTAACATGCAGGTTTTGGTGGGACAGATGTATTACAACGGCTATGGCGTCCCCAGAGATGACCACATG GGAAGAGTATGGATTACAAGAGCCTCGAGGACTCGATCTTCGGTTTGGAAAGTTAGTGATAAGCAGCCAG GTTATAATGCAAGTGACTCAGATTCAGATGAACTGAAGGGTGATTCTTAG